In Streptomyces chartreusis NRRL 3882, the following are encoded in one genomic region:
- a CDS encoding ABC transporter substrate-binding protein, with product MPLLAGRIRTRRGRVPALAATLAATLACAVVAPWLTGCAAEPDPGTVTVLNSATDTAEHTANQRFFDRCGKPLGLKVEQISVPADQIASKALRMASSDSLTDILELDGSELPQFAQTEGLRPLDEVGVDTSGLSASAKSLGSYDGTQYGIARSVNSLALIYNTELLEDAGIAAPTTWKELRAAAKKLTAGDTYGMAFSASPNADGVYQFLPFFWSAGGDETEIDNGRGEAALQLWKDLVADGSASRSVVNWNQQDVNDQFVAGRAAMMINGPWQVPVLNAQKNLDWAVASIPVPEAGKPAVPPIGGTVMAVPKNDEDPAREKNAGKVLNCLNSEENQLQWGESVNNVPTRAKAAQAYAKQNPKLAAFAELVTTARSRTAKVGTGWPAVGDALAGAFQSVLTGRTSPEQALHRAQQQASTGK from the coding sequence TTGCCGTTGTTAGCAGGACGCATCAGAACAAGACGCGGACGCGTTCCCGCACTCGCCGCCACGCTCGCCGCCACCCTTGCCTGTGCTGTCGTCGCGCCATGGCTGACCGGCTGCGCCGCGGAGCCCGACCCGGGCACCGTCACCGTGCTCAACTCGGCGACCGACACCGCCGAACACACCGCCAACCAGCGGTTCTTCGACCGCTGCGGCAAGCCGCTCGGCTTGAAGGTCGAGCAGATCAGCGTGCCCGCCGACCAGATCGCCTCCAAGGCGCTTCGGATGGCGTCGTCCGACTCGCTCACCGATATCCTGGAGCTCGACGGCTCGGAACTGCCCCAGTTCGCGCAGACCGAGGGCCTGCGGCCGCTCGACGAGGTCGGGGTCGACACCTCCGGCCTCTCCGCGAGCGCGAAGTCCCTCGGCTCGTACGACGGCACCCAGTACGGCATCGCCCGTTCCGTCAACTCCCTCGCGCTGATCTACAACACCGAGCTCCTCGAGGACGCGGGCATCGCCGCGCCCACCACCTGGAAGGAGCTGCGGGCCGCCGCGAAGAAGCTGACCGCGGGTGACACGTACGGGATGGCCTTCAGCGCGAGCCCGAACGCGGACGGCGTCTACCAGTTCCTTCCGTTCTTCTGGTCCGCGGGCGGTGACGAGACCGAGATCGACAACGGCAGGGGCGAGGCCGCTCTCCAGCTCTGGAAGGACCTGGTCGCGGACGGTTCCGCCTCCAGGTCCGTCGTCAACTGGAACCAGCAGGACGTCAACGACCAGTTCGTCGCGGGCCGCGCCGCCATGATGATCAACGGGCCGTGGCAGGTGCCGGTCCTCAACGCCCAGAAGAACCTGGACTGGGCGGTCGCGAGCATTCCGGTGCCCGAGGCGGGCAAGCCGGCGGTGCCGCCCATCGGCGGCACCGTCATGGCCGTACCGAAGAACGACGAGGACCCGGCCCGCGAGAAGAACGCCGGCAAGGTCCTGAACTGCCTCAACTCCGAGGAGAACCAGCTGCAGTGGGGCGAGTCGGTCAACAACGTGCCCACCCGCGCCAAGGCCGCACAGGCGTACGCGAAGCAGAACCCGAAGCTCGCCGCCTTCGCCGAGCTCGTCACCACCGCCCGCTCCCGTACCGCGAAGGTCGGCACCGGCTGGCCGGCCGTCGGCGACGCGCTCGCGGGCGCTTTCCAGTCCGTGCTGACGGGCCGGACCAGTCCGGAACAGGCCCTGCACCGGGCCCAGCAGCAGGCTTCGACAGGGAAGTGA
- a CDS encoding carbohydrate ABC transporter permease gives MTAITSSAPATGTAETKSASGRAPLRRELLRWLFVAPALAYMALFFGYPLVRNIVMSFQHYTPKTYFTGEAPFNGFDNWRAVFANELFTDALWHTALFTVGSLLGQFTVGLALAVFFSRRFPLSGFVRAILLLPWLVPMVVSAVVWRRILDQDHGMLNTALHAVGLVPQDGVPWLSSPGVALLSAVLVNIWIGIPFNMVILYGGLQEIPRDLYEAASLDGSGPWRTFRSITLPMLRPVITVVLVLGFMSTVKILDLILALTSGGPADSTQTLGTVTYQLSFLQLDFGQGAVVGNVLILISAVFAVLYLRANRADFGKGK, from the coding sequence ATGACCGCCATCACCTCCTCGGCGCCCGCCACGGGCACCGCTGAAACGAAGTCCGCCTCCGGCCGCGCTCCGCTGCGCCGCGAGCTGCTGCGCTGGCTCTTCGTCGCTCCCGCGCTCGCCTACATGGCGCTCTTCTTCGGCTACCCGCTCGTCCGCAACATCGTGATGAGCTTCCAGCACTACACGCCGAAGACCTACTTCACCGGCGAAGCCCCGTTCAACGGCTTCGACAACTGGCGGGCCGTCTTCGCCAACGAGTTGTTCACCGACGCCCTGTGGCACACGGCCCTGTTCACCGTCGGCTCGCTGCTCGGCCAGTTCACCGTCGGCCTGGCCCTCGCCGTCTTCTTCTCCCGCCGCTTCCCGCTCTCCGGCTTCGTGCGCGCCATCCTGCTGCTGCCGTGGCTCGTGCCCATGGTCGTCTCCGCCGTCGTCTGGCGGCGCATCCTCGACCAGGACCACGGCATGCTGAACACCGCTCTCCACGCGGTCGGCCTGGTCCCGCAGGACGGCGTGCCGTGGCTGAGCAGCCCCGGCGTGGCACTGCTGTCGGCGGTCCTGGTCAACATCTGGATCGGCATCCCGTTCAACATGGTCATCCTCTACGGCGGCCTCCAGGAGATCCCGCGCGACCTGTACGAGGCCGCGTCGCTCGACGGCTCCGGCCCATGGCGGACGTTCCGCAGCATCACGCTGCCGATGCTGCGACCGGTGATCACCGTCGTGCTCGTGCTGGGCTTCATGTCGACGGTGAAGATCCTCGACCTGATCCTGGCACTGACCTCGGGTGGGCCCGCGGACTCCACCCAGACCCTGGGCACCGTCACGTACCAGCTCTCCTTCCTTCAGCTCGACTTCGGCCAGGGCGCCGTGGTGGGCAACGTCCTGATCCTCATCAGCGCGGTCTTCGCCGTGCTGTACCTGCGGGCCAACCGCGCCGACTTCGGCAAGGGGAAGTGA
- a CDS encoding ABC transporter permease subunit, with protein sequence MNRPVTRPVNLLRVRSVWNTAAALLILAVLLFPVYWMLNTALQPESSIAATEWFPLSPSLKNFDTAISTQGGSLLTSLGVALGAVAVCLALAAPAAYGLAQFGLRGGQGIVFATLITQMVPGIVIANALYSAYAQLDLVNSYLGLILADASLGLPFAVVLLRAFMVSIPSEVVEAAMVDGANRFTAFVRIVLPMSRNALITAGLFTFLFAWSDFMFALTLNTTDDVKPITLGIYQFVGAHVSDWGAVMATAVLSAVPAAVLLVVAQKYIAAGITGGSVK encoded by the coding sequence ATGAACCGACCGGTGACCCGACCGGTGAACCTTCTCCGCGTTCGTTCGGTGTGGAACACCGCCGCCGCGCTGCTGATCCTCGCCGTGCTCCTCTTCCCTGTGTACTGGATGCTCAACACCGCCCTTCAACCCGAGTCGAGCATCGCCGCCACCGAGTGGTTCCCCCTCTCGCCGTCCCTGAAGAACTTCGACACGGCGATCAGCACCCAGGGCGGCTCGCTGCTCACCAGCCTCGGCGTCGCACTCGGCGCCGTCGCCGTCTGCCTCGCGCTCGCCGCGCCCGCCGCGTACGGGCTCGCCCAGTTCGGACTCCGCGGCGGGCAGGGCATCGTCTTCGCGACGCTGATCACGCAGATGGTTCCGGGCATCGTCATCGCCAACGCCCTGTACAGCGCCTATGCGCAGCTCGACCTCGTCAACTCCTATCTGGGGCTGATCCTGGCGGACGCCTCGCTCGGTCTGCCGTTCGCGGTCGTACTGCTGCGGGCGTTCATGGTGTCGATCCCGAGCGAGGTCGTCGAAGCCGCCATGGTGGACGGGGCGAACCGCTTCACCGCGTTCGTACGGATCGTGCTGCCCATGAGCCGCAACGCCCTGATCACGGCGGGACTGTTCACCTTCCTCTTCGCCTGGTCGGATTTCATGTTCGCGCTCACCCTCAACACCACTGACGACGTCAAGCCCATCACGCTCGGCATCTACCAGTTCGTCGGCGCACATGTCAGCGACTGGGGCGCGGTCATGGCGACCGCGGTGCTCTCCGCCGTACCGGCCGCGGTCCTGCTCGTCGTCGCCCAGAAGTACATCGCCGCCGGGATCACGGGCGGGTCGGTCAAGTAG
- a CDS encoding ABC transporter ATP-binding protein: MSTAPLVETPPGPGSRAGSGAHEDPGGFRPGYRALAGQLRGQRGRMAAGVALGLMGSVMGLVQPLAAKRVMDDMSLGQPAAGPVIVLSLLVIAGALFVGLSHYVLQWSAESIVCAARCRLTDRLLRLRVPVVESTEPGDLIARVTSDTALLLQTAPQAMSAAVTGTLATAATVVMMGLLDAVLLSVTLAVIAFVGVIVTVVAPRIGRATRHTQESVGHIGAALERVFGAFRTVKASGAEQRETAALHRAAEDARRTGVRAAAWEAVSATSSAVVFQVSFLVVLGVGGTRVTSGAISISTLVAFLLYLFTLAPRIGQLVEGVGQLQVGSAAAVRIGEVEKLEIEKLEAEQVGEGDTTVHDGERTGAAEADSAAPDTSLTTTSERAGSPLGVAFHRVCFVYRPGLPRIHQEVSFSIPARGLTAFVGPSGAGKTTVFSLIERFYEPDSGRVLLDGRDVQQWPLSRLRASIGYVEQDAPVLAGTLRDNLTLGTVEPTSEELARILRLARLDTVADRLPRGLDSDVGHRGSRLSGGERQRVAIARALLRRPGLLLLDEATSQLDAANEAALRDTITETALDTTVLVVAHRLSTVTRADRIVVMEAGRVRAVGTHAQLMTGDALYSELASTQLLSQ; this comes from the coding sequence ATGAGCACGGCACCCCTCGTCGAGACGCCTCCCGGACCCGGCAGCCGCGCCGGGTCCGGTGCACATGAGGACCCGGGCGGCTTCCGGCCCGGGTACCGGGCCCTCGCAGGTCAGCTGCGTGGGCAGCGGGGGCGGATGGCCGCAGGTGTCGCCCTGGGACTCATGGGCAGCGTCATGGGCCTGGTCCAGCCTTTGGCAGCCAAGCGCGTGATGGACGACATGAGCCTGGGACAGCCCGCGGCCGGACCGGTGATTGTGCTCAGTCTGCTGGTGATTGCCGGGGCCCTCTTCGTCGGTCTGAGCCACTACGTGCTGCAATGGTCGGCTGAGTCCATCGTGTGCGCCGCCCGGTGCCGGCTGACCGACCGTCTGCTGCGACTGCGGGTGCCCGTGGTGGAGAGCACCGAGCCGGGCGATCTGATCGCCCGCGTGACCTCCGATACGGCGTTGCTGCTCCAGACCGCGCCCCAGGCGATGTCCGCGGCGGTCACCGGCACGCTGGCCACCGCGGCGACTGTCGTCATGATGGGACTGCTCGATGCCGTGCTGCTGTCCGTCACCCTCGCCGTGATCGCCTTCGTCGGCGTCATCGTTACGGTCGTGGCCCCACGCATCGGCCGCGCCACCCGGCACACACAGGAGTCGGTAGGTCACATCGGGGCCGCGCTGGAGCGGGTCTTCGGCGCTTTCCGCACGGTCAAGGCCTCGGGCGCCGAGCAGCGGGAGACGGCGGCGCTGCACCGGGCGGCCGAGGACGCCCGCCGCACCGGGGTACGCGCCGCGGCGTGGGAAGCGGTGTCGGCCACGTCGTCGGCGGTGGTCTTCCAGGTCAGCTTCCTCGTGGTGCTCGGCGTGGGAGGCACACGCGTCACCTCCGGCGCCATCAGCATCTCCACCCTCGTCGCGTTCCTCCTCTACCTCTTCACCCTGGCTCCGCGCATCGGCCAACTGGTCGAAGGCGTCGGTCAGCTCCAGGTCGGCTCGGCAGCGGCCGTCCGCATCGGGGAAGTCGAGAAGCTGGAAATCGAGAAGCTGGAAGCGGAGCAGGTGGGGGAAGGCGACACAACAGTCCACGACGGCGAGCGAACCGGCGCTGCCGAGGCGGATTCCGCCGCCCCGGACACCTCCTTGACCACGACCTCCGAACGCGCCGGATCGCCGCTCGGCGTGGCGTTCCACCGGGTGTGCTTCGTCTACCGCCCCGGATTGCCCCGCATCCACCAGGAGGTCTCCTTCTCCATTCCCGCACGCGGGCTGACCGCTTTCGTCGGCCCGTCCGGCGCGGGCAAGACCACGGTCTTCTCCCTGATCGAGCGCTTCTACGAGCCCGATTCCGGTCGCGTGCTCCTGGACGGAAGGGACGTGCAGCAATGGCCTCTGTCCCGGCTTCGCGCGTCCATCGGCTACGTCGAGCAGGACGCCCCCGTCCTCGCCGGCACCCTGCGCGACAATCTCACCCTCGGCACCGTCGAGCCCACCAGCGAGGAACTCGCCCGCATCCTGCGGCTGGCCCGCCTGGACACGGTAGCGGACCGCCTTCCCCGTGGACTGGACTCCGACGTCGGCCACCGCGGCAGCCGACTCTCCGGCGGCGAACGGCAACGCGTGGCGATCGCACGCGCCCTGTTACGCCGCCCGGGACTGCTGCTGCTCGACGAGGCCACCTCCCAGCTCGACGCGGCCAACGAGGCGGCGCTGCGCGACACCATCACCGAAACCGCCCTTGACACCACAGTGTTGGTAGTCGCTCACCGCCTGTCCACCGTGACCAGAGCGGACCGGATCGTGGTCATGGAGGCGGGACGAGTACGGGCGGTCGGCACCCATGCCCAGCTCATGACAGGTGACGCTCTCTACAGCGAACTGGCGAGCACACAATTACTCAGCCAGTAA
- a CDS encoding lasso peptide biosynthesis B2 protein: MAVQAVCPAPSVQTGEPRMSTSEAVPYRPRSVPPARRFLARVVVCCAHVLATQPPDRIRAVLRRLRRGARPATLAEASTARETVLAVSLAAGGHKGCLSRSLATVLLCRVYGQWPTWCVGVRSRPPFAAHAWVEAEGVLVGEGASPDYFRRFFAVE; encoded by the coding sequence ATGGCCGTACAGGCCGTCTGCCCAGCCCCGTCCGTCCAGACCGGAGAGCCACGCATGTCAACGTCGGAGGCGGTCCCGTACCGCCCACGCTCCGTCCCACCGGCCCGCCGTTTCCTGGCCCGGGTGGTCGTGTGTTGCGCCCATGTGCTGGCCACGCAACCGCCCGACCGTATCCGCGCTGTCCTGCGTCGGCTGCGCCGCGGCGCCAGGCCCGCGACCCTCGCCGAGGCAAGCACGGCACGCGAGACAGTGCTCGCCGTGAGCCTCGCCGCAGGAGGCCACAAGGGATGCCTGTCCAGGTCCCTGGCCACCGTCCTGCTGTGCCGTGTATACGGCCAGTGGCCCACCTGGTGTGTAGGAGTGCGTAGCCGCCCGCCGTTTGCGGCACACGCTTGGGTGGAGGCCGAAGGGGTCCTCGTCGGTGAGGGAGCCTCGCCTGACTACTTCCGGCGCTTCTTCGCGGTGGAGTGA
- a CDS encoding lasso peptide biosynthesis PqqD family chaperone yields MFALKPGVLMTETEYGMALLDQRSTEYWTLNPTAAIVLQALLDGHGAERAVEVLTTRYENVDVDRATEDVRRIVEELCSAGLLIS; encoded by the coding sequence GTGTTTGCCCTGAAGCCCGGCGTCCTGATGACCGAGACCGAGTACGGCATGGCACTGCTCGACCAGCGGAGCACCGAGTACTGGACCCTCAACCCGACCGCTGCCATCGTCCTGCAGGCGCTCCTCGACGGCCACGGCGCGGAGCGCGCAGTCGAGGTCCTGACCACACGGTACGAGAACGTCGACGTCGACCGGGCCACCGAGGACGTCCGCCGCATCGTCGAAGAGCTGTGTTCCGCAGGACTCCTCATCTCTTGA